A genome region from Deltaproteobacteria bacterium includes the following:
- a CDS encoding aconitate hydratase (Catalyzes the conversion of citrate to isocitrate): protein KAQVLIKAGDHITTDDILPGGSEVLPFRSNIPAISRYTFHRLDPAFSERALKARGGVIVGGENYGQGSSREHAALAPMYLGIQAVLAKSFARIHLSNLINYGIIPLVFVEPGDYDTLDQDDRLEFQRVKKAIRKGLSIEVINQTKKKKILFRAMVPADKIDILLSGGLLPYLKQAQSSLTF, encoded by the coding sequence AAGGCGCAGGTCTTGATCAAAGCGGGAGACCACATTACAACCGATGATATCCTTCCTGGAGGATCGGAAGTCTTACCCTTTCGGTCCAATATCCCGGCCATTTCCCGATATACCTTCCACCGCCTGGATCCGGCTTTTTCAGAAAGGGCCTTGAAGGCCAGGGGTGGGGTGATTGTAGGGGGAGAAAACTACGGCCAGGGTTCATCCAGGGAACATGCGGCCTTGGCCCCCATGTACCTGGGTATTCAGGCCGTGCTGGCCAAATCCTTTGCCCGAATCCATTTAAGTAATTTGATCAATTACGGGATCATCCCCCTGGTTTTTGTGGAACCCGGGGACTATGATACCCTGGACCAGGATGACCGGCTTGAATTTCAAAGGGTAAAAAAGGCCATCCGGAAAGGGCTATCTATTGAAGTCATCAATCAAACCAAGAAGAAAAAAATACTCTTCCGGGCCATGGTGCCGGCAGACAAGATCGATATCCTCTTGTCCGGAGGACTGCTGCCTTATTTAAAACAAGCGCAAAGCTCTCTTACTTTTTAA